The Ignavibacteriota bacterium genome contains a region encoding:
- a CDS encoding HAD hydrolase family protein produces the protein MPAKKPSSTTLKEKLKQIRIVIMDVDGVLTDGRIIIDARGIEYKSFDVHDGYGIARAREHGILFAIISGRTSKSVDHRAQRLKIADVYQSRMDKVAAYKEIKQKYHLEDYEACFIGDDEFDVPLLNTVGLSFAPANAMDEVKKHVHIVLKKEGGRGAVREVLDMILKAKNLI, from the coding sequence ATGCCGGCGAAGAAACCTTCTTCAACAACACTGAAAGAAAAACTGAAACAGATTCGCATCGTCATCATGGATGTTGACGGTGTGCTGACGGACGGACGCATCATCATTGACGCGCGGGGAATTGAGTACAAGAGTTTCGATGTTCACGATGGCTATGGAATTGCACGGGCACGTGAGCATGGAATTTTGTTTGCCATCATTTCCGGTCGCACCTCAAAATCGGTTGACCATCGCGCACAGCGATTGAAGATTGCCGACGTGTATCAAAGCAGGATGGATAAAGTCGCGGCGTACAAAGAAATCAAACAGAAATATCATCTCGAAGATTACGAAGCCTGTTTCATCGGCGATGATGAATTTGATGTGCCGTTGTTGAACACCGTCGGGCTTTCCTTCGCTCCGGCAAATGCGATGGATGAAGTCAAAAAGCATGTTCACATTGTATTAAAAAAAGAAGGCGGGCGCGGCGCAGTGCGCGAAGTTCTCGATATGATTTTGAAAGCAAAGAACCTGATATGA
- a CDS encoding T9SS type A sorting domain-containing protein, whose product MKYQLSLLLLLISTLLHATDNRGTYKQIRILVPDEATLTRIFESGIDHEGTTGTIGGAMEFVADPYALEQLSKKNILYTVLIDDVEKHYAQQLHKGAFNALGFGYGSMGGYYTYNEVKQQLDTMQLLYPNFITVRESIGTSNEGRALWAVKISDNPNQTETNEPEVLYTALHHAREPEGMMTVLYYMWWLLEHYGTNTTATYLVNQRQLWFIPVVNPDGYVYNQTTNPGGGGFWRKNRRNNGDGTFGVDPNRNYGPEYMWNSSNNGSGTNPADDTYRGTAPFSEPENQSIKKFMEHHTIRTALNYHTFGEYLIYPWGFLTRESADSIVFREFAFDMTAENRYLTGTDLQTVHYGTRGNSDDYMYGDVSKPITYAMTPEVGTSFWPSTSLILPFAKENLNSNINIAYVAGKYPVILDVQVLDQNNNGSLEAGEPFDFSVTVRNKGLEDIFDLTISINSETELHWSSPSKTIEYFPSLITMPVNFSGEVHDSVSAGNEFRIFISIADTSGYALLDTFTLRVEPSTLIFSDDGSNDLQNWNTNNWGMTTTFHSSPSSFADSPFGNYPSMANSILQLATPLDLSNYSRVTLSLWTTWAIQPLFDYGLVEVSTDNETWYSLHSSLSRRSSGRDRQSSGLWGYDGYTPGMEWVRQEFDVTEFIDDSVWIRFRLLSNGTDHRDGWYIDDIEIRGYQSSPVGIQHDEQTLPERFLLKQNYPNPFNPVTHIEMQLAEAGFVKLAVYDMLGREVSVLTKEFRPAGTYIEHFDADKLPSGIYIATMKVTEKDGAERHHQTIKLIVMK is encoded by the coding sequence ATGAAATACCAATTATCTCTCCTCCTTCTTCTCATTTCCACACTTCTTCATGCAACAGACAATCGCGGAACGTACAAACAAATTCGCATCCTTGTCCCCGATGAAGCAACGCTTACCCGCATCTTTGAATCGGGCATTGACCATGAAGGAACAACAGGGACCATCGGCGGCGCGATGGAATTTGTCGCAGACCCGTATGCGCTCGAACAATTATCAAAGAAAAATATTTTGTACACCGTTCTCATTGATGATGTGGAGAAACATTACGCACAACAACTTCACAAAGGCGCATTCAACGCGCTCGGCTTCGGGTACGGAAGTATGGGCGGCTACTACACGTACAATGAAGTGAAACAACAACTCGATACGATGCAGTTACTTTATCCGAACTTCATTACCGTCAGGGAAAGCATCGGGACATCGAACGAAGGACGCGCGTTGTGGGCAGTGAAAATTTCCGATAATCCGAATCAAACAGAAACAAACGAACCGGAAGTGTTATATACTGCGCTTCACCATGCGCGTGAACCGGAAGGAATGATGACCGTTCTCTATTACATGTGGTGGCTTCTCGAACATTACGGGACAAATACGACAGCGACATATCTTGTCAACCAGAGACAACTTTGGTTTATTCCCGTTGTCAATCCTGACGGATATGTTTACAATCAAACAACAAATCCCGGAGGCGGCGGATTTTGGAGAAAGAATCGTCGCAACAACGGAGACGGAACCTTCGGTGTTGACCCGAACAGAAACTACGGACCCGAGTACATGTGGAATTCTTCCAATAATGGTTCCGGAACGAATCCGGCTGATGATACGTATCGTGGAACAGCCCCATTCTCCGAACCGGAGAATCAATCAATAAAAAAATTCATGGAACACCACACGATACGAACCGCATTGAACTATCATACATTTGGTGAATATTTAATTTATCCTTGGGGATTTCTTACACGGGAATCGGCTGATTCGATAGTGTTTCGCGAATTCGCGTTCGATATGACAGCAGAGAACCGATACCTCACGGGAACAGATTTGCAGACAGTCCATTACGGAACAAGAGGAAATTCAGATGACTATATGTACGGTGACGTTTCTAAACCCATCACCTATGCCATGACGCCGGAAGTCGGAACTTCTTTCTGGCCCTCAACTTCTTTGATTCTTCCTTTTGCAAAGGAAAACCTGAACTCGAATATTAACATCGCGTATGTTGCAGGAAAATACCCGGTCATTCTTGATGTGCAGGTTCTGGACCAAAACAACAATGGTTCCCTTGAAGCCGGAGAACCGTTTGATTTTTCGGTGACAGTAAGAAACAAAGGATTAGAAGATATTTTTGATTTGACTATTTCCATCAATTCCGAAACCGAACTGCACTGGAGTTCCCCTTCGAAAACCATCGAGTACTTTCCATCGCTGATTACCATGCCGGTTAATTTTTCCGGTGAAGTTCATGATTCTGTCTCCGCCGGAAACGAGTTCAGGATTTTTATTTCGATTGCTGACACAAGCGGCTATGCTCTTCTCGATACGTTCACTCTCCGCGTTGAACCTTCGACGTTGATTTTTTCAGACGACGGTTCGAACGACCTCCAAAACTGGAACACGAATAATTGGGGAATGACTACAACATTCCACAGTTCGCCTTCTTCATTTGCCGATAGTCCTTTTGGAAATTATCCTTCTATGGCAAACAGCATTCTTCAACTCGCAACACCGTTAGACTTGAGTAATTATTCCCGCGTGACATTGTCGTTATGGACGACATGGGCAATTCAACCGTTGTTTGACTATGGCTTGGTAGAAGTTTCTACCGATAATGAAACATGGTATTCACTTCACTCCTCTCTCTCCCGAAGATCTTCAGGCAGAGACAGGCAAAGTTCCGGGTTGTGGGGATACGATGGCTACACGCCGGGGATGGAATGGGTGCGGCAGGAATTTGATGTGACAGAATTTATTGATGACTCCGTCTGGATACGGTTTCGTCTTTTATCCAACGGCACTGACCATCGCGATGGCTGGTACATTGATGACATAGAAATCCGCGGGTATCAATCAAGTCCTGTTGGTATTCAACACGATGAACAAACTCTTCCGGAACGGTTTTTACTCAAACAAAATTATCCGAACCCGTTCAATCCTGTCACGCATATTGAGATGCAACTTGCGGAAGCGGGCTTTGTAAAACTTGCAGTGTATGATATGCTTGGAAGAGAAGTCTCTGTCCTGACAAAAGAATTCCGTCCGGCTGGAACCTACATCGAACATTTCGATGCCGACAAATTACCGAGCGGCATTTATATTGCGACAATGAAAGTCACAGAAAAAGACGGAGCCGAACGTCATCATCAAACAATAAAACTCATTGTTATGAAATAA
- the kdsA gene encoding 3-deoxy-8-phosphooctulonate synthase: MKNKQPFIRLDDFSIGDGHPVVLVAGPCVIEGKEITFKTAGRIKQITERLHVPFIFKSSYKKANRTSGDSFVGLEMETSLKILSDVKREFEVPILTDVHTEQEVAIAAEVADVIQIPAFLCRQTDLLQAAGKTGKIVNIKKGQFMAPEDMKHQAKKIEATGNNNIMLTERGTTFGYHNLVVDMRSLVIMRSLGYPVILDATHSVQLPGGANSKSGGQPEFIFPLARAGAAVGLDGLFIETHPNPAKAKSDAASQLKLDLLEELLRQVIAIDEVVKK; this comes from the coding sequence ATGAAGAACAAACAACCCTTTATTCGTCTGGACGATTTTTCTATTGGCGACGGTCATCCGGTCGTTTTGGTCGCCGGTCCTTGTGTCATTGAAGGAAAAGAAATTACTTTTAAAACTGCCGGGCGGATTAAACAAATCACCGAACGGCTTCACGTCCCGTTCATTTTCAAATCGTCCTACAAAAAAGCAAACAGAACAAGCGGCGACTCATTCGTCGGGCTTGAAATGGAAACATCGTTGAAGATTCTCTCGGATGTAAAACGCGAGTTTGAAGTTCCGATTCTTACCGATGTTCACACGGAGCAGGAAGTTGCCATCGCGGCGGAAGTTGCCGATGTCATTCAGATTCCCGCGTTTCTCTGCAGGCAAACGGATTTGCTTCAGGCGGCGGGTAAGACCGGGAAAATTGTCAACATCAAAAAAGGTCAATTCATGGCGCCGGAAGATATGAAACATCAGGCAAAAAAAATTGAAGCGACCGGGAACAACAACATCATGCTCACCGAACGGGGCACAACATTCGGCTACCACAATTTAGTCGTTGATATGCGTTCACTGGTGATTATGCGTTCGCTTGGGTATCCCGTAATTTTAGATGCAACTCATTCGGTACAACTTCCCGGGGGAGCGAATAGCAAATCGGGCGGACAGCCGGAATTTATTTTCCCGCTTGCGCGTGCCGGCGCGGCGGTCGGGCTCGACGGGTTGTTCATCGAAACACATCCGAACCCGGCGAAAGCAAAAAGCGATGCGGCAAGTCAGTTGAAACTTGATTTGCTCGAAGAATTGCTGAGGCAAGTTATCGCTATTGATGAAGTTGTAAAGAAGTAA
- the lptB gene encoding LPS export ABC transporter ATP-binding protein codes for MSEELQNENKTLWTKGLQKRFKKRLVVNDVSVDVKQGEVVGLLGPNGAGKTTTFYMIVGMIRPTEGKVFLGEEEISRKAMYKRARMGIGYLPQEASIFRKLTVRQNIMAILEMMSMSRKRREERCDQLLEEFGISHLAKSKGYMLSGGERRRTEIARTLATEPKFILLDEPFAGIDPIAVEEIMRIVHDLKNRGIGVLVTDHNVHETLSITDRSYLLFEGRILMSGSAELLANDPEARRLYLGEKFKLDRYE; via the coding sequence GTGTCAGAAGAATTACAAAACGAGAACAAAACTCTCTGGACAAAAGGATTACAGAAGCGATTCAAAAAGCGGCTCGTCGTCAACGATGTCAGTGTTGATGTAAAACAGGGCGAAGTCGTCGGGTTGCTGGGACCGAACGGAGCCGGAAAAACCACGACATTTTATATGATTGTCGGAATGATTCGTCCGACGGAAGGGAAAGTGTTTCTTGGTGAAGAGGAAATTTCCCGCAAGGCAATGTACAAACGCGCCCGCATGGGCATTGGTTATCTGCCGCAGGAAGCATCCATCTTCCGGAAACTTACAGTGCGACAAAACATCATGGCAATTCTTGAAATGATGAGCATGAGCCGCAAACGCCGCGAGGAACGGTGCGACCAGTTGCTGGAAGAATTTGGCATCAGCCATCTTGCAAAAAGTAAGGGCTACATGCTTTCCGGCGGCGAACGCCGACGAACGGAAATCGCACGCACGCTTGCCACCGAACCGAAATTCATTCTGCTCGATGAACCCTTTGCCGGCATTGACCCGATTGCTGTCGAAGAAATCATGCGCATTGTGCATGATTTGAAAAACCGCGGCATTGGCGTCCTCGTCACCGACCACAACGTGCACGAAACACTTTCCATCACCGACCGCTCATATCTTTTGTTTGAAGGAAGGATTCTCATGTCCGGCAGTGCAGAACTACTTGCTAACGACCCGGAAGCGAGACGGTTGTATCTTGGAGAAAAATTTAAGTTAGACAGGTATGAGTAG
- the lptC gene encoding LPS export ABC transporter periplasmic protein LptC: MKKSKCKMQNNHKYNYDLLHPAFYANLKTQISNLFILALCSTLIALTGCEEKLKPAVTNTIVGKDLPTQESWNTTITFTDSGKLVAILKAGHIASYADKRYTLFDSNIVVDFYDEQERHTSVMTAKTGKVDDVTKDLEAHGDVVVVSDSGTVLKTDELFWSNYRKKVHTQKFVDITSPTEHIQGHGFESDRGLRNYTIFRVTGQAKTDQ; this comes from the coding sequence ATGAAAAAATCAAAATGCAAAATGCAAAACAATCATAAATATAATTATGATTTACTTCATCCTGCTTTCTACGCAAATCTCAAAACGCAAATCTCAAATCTCTTCATCCTCGCTCTCTGCTCAACGCTCATCGCACTTACCGGCTGTGAAGAAAAACTCAAACCGGCAGTAACGAACACTATCGTCGGCAAAGACCTTCCGACTCAGGAAAGTTGGAACACGACCATCACATTCACCGACTCAGGAAAATTAGTGGCAATCCTGAAAGCGGGACACATTGCCTCCTACGCCGACAAGCGTTACACATTGTTCGATTCAAACATTGTAGTTGATTTTTATGATGAACAGGAACGACACACTTCCGTTATGACGGCAAAGACCGGGAAAGTGGACGATGTAACGAAAGACCTCGAAGCACACGGGGATGTCGTCGTTGTTTCCGATAGCGGAACCGTCTTGAAAACAGATGAACTCTTCTGGAGTAATTACCGGAAGAAAGTTCACACACAAAAATTTGTGGATATCACTTCACCAACCGAACACATTCAGGGACACGGATTTGAATCCGACCGAGGGCTTCGGAATTATACTATCTTCAGAGTAACAGGGCAAGCAAAAACCGACCAATGA
- a CDS encoding KpsF/GutQ family sugar-phosphate isomerase, whose protein sequence is MTGHQQAIKKGKEVVRIELDAVTELQNRIDENFAIAVETMFTCKGRIVVSGMGKSGLIARKIVATFNSTGTPSMFLHPSDAIHGDLGMVRSEDVVLCLSKSGDTNELQQLIPLFKRIGVPIILMTGNPGSKLAQHSSVVLDVSVREEACPFDLAPTASTTAMLVMGDALAIALLDKRNFTREDFAMFHPGGNLGKRLLLKVEELMMTGDAVPKVQNTVPLRDAILEITSKRLGATCVVDANDNLIGIITDGDLRRLLQKTTDVTNITAEMAMTKRPKTISKDLLAELALNEMEAFSITQLIVVDSGNRPVGMIHLHELVKAGFGNENQ, encoded by the coding sequence ATGACCGGGCATCAACAAGCAATCAAAAAAGGAAAAGAAGTCGTTCGCATCGAATTAGATGCCGTGACGGAGTTACAAAATCGGATTGACGAGAATTTTGCCATTGCAGTCGAGACGATGTTCACTTGCAAAGGGAGAATTGTCGTATCGGGAATGGGAAAATCCGGGTTGATTGCAAGAAAAATTGTCGCCACGTTCAACTCTACCGGAACACCTTCGATGTTTCTCCATCCGTCCGATGCAATTCACGGAGACCTTGGGATGGTTCGAAGCGAGGACGTTGTGTTGTGTCTTTCCAAAAGCGGCGACACGAATGAACTTCAACAATTGATTCCGTTATTCAAACGCATCGGTGTTCCGATAATTTTAATGACGGGAAATCCCGGTTCCAAACTCGCGCAACATTCTTCCGTTGTGCTGGATGTGAGCGTACGTGAAGAAGCGTGTCCGTTCGACCTCGCTCCGACTGCTTCAACAACAGCGATGCTTGTCATGGGCGATGCGCTGGCAATTGCCTTGTTAGATAAGCGAAACTTCACGCGGGAAGATTTTGCCATGTTCCATCCGGGCGGAAATCTCGGGAAGCGGTTACTCTTGAAAGTTGAAGAATTGATGATGACGGGGGATGCTGTCCCGAAAGTTCAGAATACTGTCCCGCTCCGCGATGCGATTCTTGAAATAACCTCTAAACGACTCGGCGCGACGTGTGTCGTTGATGCGAATGACAATCTTATCGGAATCATTACCGACGGAGACTTACGGCGTTTGCTTCAGAAAACGACGGACGTTACCAACATCACCGCCGAAATGGCGATGACGAAACGACCGAAAACTATCTCCAAAGACCTTCTCGCCGAACTTGCGTTGAACGAGATGGAAGCATTCTCCATCACGCAACTCATTGTCGTTGATTCCGGCAATCGCCCCGTCGGCATGATTCACCTTCATGAATTAGTGAAGGCAGGATTCGGAAACGAGAATCAATGA
- a CDS encoding cystathionine gamma-synthase family protein has product MEKKNLNPESLMMSYGYKPSLSEGAIKCPIFQTSTFVFKSAEEGKAFFEVAYGLREKGATEELGLIYSRINNPDLEILENRLSLWDSAEDCAVFESGMAAITTVLLEFLYPGDLLLYSCPLYGGTDHFIKKVLVKYGIESVEFYAGESKETIINRVKATGKANKLAFIYVETPANPTNALIDFELCREIADEFSTTEKKCYVAVDNTYLGPLYQHPLKHGVDIVLYSATKYIGGHSDVIAGAALGSAPLILRVRVLRTFLGNMAGPWTGWLLLRSLETLKVRMEQQMNNAQKVAEFLVHHPKVEKVYYLGLLKETDPQYAIYKKQCLSPGAMISFDIKGGEKEAFTFLNNLKLIKLAVSLGSTESLAEHPATMTHIDVEPEEKKMLSISEKLVRLSVGVENAEDLIWDIGQALEKV; this is encoded by the coding sequence ATGGAAAAGAAAAATTTGAACCCCGAAAGCCTGATGATGTCGTATGGATACAAGCCATCCTTATCTGAAGGCGCAATTAAATGTCCCATCTTTCAAACATCAACATTTGTTTTCAAATCTGCGGAGGAAGGTAAGGCGTTTTTTGAAGTCGCCTACGGTTTGCGCGAGAAAGGTGCCACTGAAGAACTCGGACTGATTTACAGCCGCATCAATAATCCCGACCTTGAAATTTTAGAAAACCGTCTCTCACTCTGGGATAGCGCGGAAGATTGCGCCGTCTTTGAAAGCGGCATGGCGGCGATTACAACTGTCCTCTTGGAGTTCCTCTATCCCGGCGATTTACTCTTGTACAGTTGTCCCTTGTACGGAGGAACTGACCACTTCATCAAAAAAGTGTTGGTGAAATACGGAATCGAATCGGTGGAGTTTTATGCGGGAGAATCAAAAGAAACGATCATCAACAGAGTGAAGGCGACAGGCAAGGCGAACAAACTCGCGTTCATCTATGTGGAAACACCGGCAAATCCAACCAACGCTCTTATTGACTTTGAACTGTGCAGAGAAATTGCTGATGAATTTTCAACCACAGAAAAGAAATGTTATGTCGCTGTTGATAACACGTACTTAGGTCCGTTGTACCAACATCCGCTGAAACACGGAGTGGATATTGTTCTCTACTCAGCCACGAAATACATCGGCGGACACAGCGATGTGATTGCAGGCGCGGCTCTCGGTTCTGCGCCGCTTATCCTTCGTGTTCGCGTTCTCCGAACATTCCTTGGAAACATGGCAGGACCGTGGACAGGCTGGCTGTTGCTTCGCAGTCTTGAAACATTGAAGGTGCGAATGGAACAACAAATGAACAACGCACAAAAAGTTGCTGAGTTTCTTGTTCATCATCCCAAAGTTGAAAAAGTCTATTACTTAGGATTGTTGAAAGAAACTGACCCGCAATATGCAATCTACAAAAAGCAATGTCTCTCCCCCGGCGCGATGATTTCCTTTGATATCAAAGGCGGAGAGAAAGAAGCGTTTACATTTCTGAACAATTTGAAATTGATTAAACTTGCCGTCAGTCTCGGAAGCACGGAATCCCTCGCCGAGCATCCTGCGACCATGACACACATTGATGTCGAACCGGAAGAAAAAAAGATGCTCTCGATTTCCGAGAAACTTGTTCGTCTCTCTGTCGGCGTAGAAAATGCGGAAGATTTGATTTGGGATATTGGGCAGGCACTGGAGAAGGTTTAA
- a CDS encoding N-6 DNA methylase — MNGYISNSHSGYNCLPFNIETSFRLFFIQHFPDLEHNVQHIVNAFTDIGYTRNLIKKDCEFTDFFSQNALLRKIHLGIYGQEPLNYRSACFGIHFSDNATDTESVAKNFRSFGATQYFIIINGQTERWVNAERAPVFIERFPTDNLVKLIKEHRKTWNPDALIRYKLGLGNLKPIPQQYDFIDLGLLQALEHEASGKIDTLIKRVLNIIVNHQKLSKTKIPDRGIFDLIFKLLTAKLLKDSKIVPNLDIDFSQPRETLKSVQDYYNDKFNTLSLNIPSSLLKDISTEIGDSFSFRNLSVDSLTYVYENTLVTSEARKELGIHSTPPYLADYILGQIPFEDIPRAKWNVGDIMCGHSIFLIAAMRRMRGLLPRDWSGKQRHKFFIEHLIGNDKDEFATQVARMCLTLADFPESNGWNIQCQDVFENNNLEKLVSNISILVGNPPFEVQKESGHNVPKPALLLRRVFPKLSKGSFIGLVLPRSFLDGSDYRKERESILNGFEIISITTLPDKIFKHADSETAVVVAKRTEKQRIITTVYREVRDQNRKDFEKNYQTTWEETVPSIYFTQQMKGQLVVPFLKEIWDNLQWLPTLSSIADIKIGVQYEPRIVDGKINNYIKQKPFENSSPAIVNVTNKFFQFFCQDTVYMATEKELRRYRALGAWELDWKKPKVVIPAGRMSRHAWRYAAIIDNESRIISRDFYAVWPKNDQINVEILAALLNSPLAQAFIYGFSSQRGIPKRAYSGIPIPQIHNIQLNTISSLVSEYINVPSDLINDAKDILLQIDAEVLKLYALPPRLERKLLDIFWGRQRPVPFEFKGYYPPEFKSWIPLHIYLSRQYQESTPKKIFERLPNIDKRLIKHLKTVDIEG, encoded by the coding sequence GTGAATGGCTATATTTCAAACAGTCATTCAGGCTATAACTGTCTCCCTTTTAATATAGAAACCTCATTCAGATTATTTTTTATACAACATTTTCCAGATTTGGAACATAACGTTCAACATATTGTCAACGCTTTTACTGATATCGGATATACCCGCAATTTGATCAAAAAAGATTGTGAGTTTACGGATTTTTTTTCTCAAAATGCTTTATTAAGAAAAATACATCTTGGTATTTATGGTCAAGAACCATTGAATTACCGTTCCGCTTGCTTTGGTATCCATTTTTCAGATAACGCTACTGACACAGAGTCAGTTGCGAAAAATTTTCGCTCTTTCGGAGCTACCCAATATTTTATTATCATAAATGGGCAAACCGAGCGGTGGGTAAATGCTGAAAGAGCCCCTGTCTTTATTGAACGTTTTCCAACTGATAATTTAGTAAAGTTAATTAAAGAGCATAGAAAGACGTGGAATCCGGACGCACTGATTCGATATAAACTCGGACTTGGAAACTTAAAGCCGATTCCTCAACAATATGATTTTATTGATTTAGGCTTACTCCAAGCCTTAGAGCATGAAGCATCGGGGAAAATAGATACGCTTATCAAACGCGTTCTTAATATAATTGTAAACCATCAAAAACTCTCCAAAACAAAAATTCCTGATAGAGGGATTTTTGATCTTATCTTCAAGTTACTTACGGCAAAACTCTTGAAAGATAGCAAGATAGTACCTAATCTTGATATTGATTTTTCACAGCCTCGTGAAACACTGAAATCCGTTCAGGATTATTACAACGATAAATTTAATACTCTCTCTCTAAACATACCTTCATCATTATTGAAAGATATCTCAACCGAGATTGGTGATAGTTTTTCTTTTAGAAATTTGTCAGTTGATTCGCTCACGTATGTTTATGAAAATACTCTCGTAACTTCCGAAGCACGAAAAGAGCTTGGCATACATAGTACGCCACCCTACCTTGCTGACTACATTTTAGGGCAAATTCCCTTTGAGGATATACCGCGTGCGAAATGGAATGTGGGAGATATTATGTGTGGCCATAGTATCTTCTTAATTGCCGCTATGAGAAGAATGAGAGGATTATTGCCAAGAGACTGGAGTGGAAAACAAAGGCACAAATTTTTCATTGAACACCTTATTGGAAACGACAAAGATGAATTTGCAACGCAAGTTGCAAGAATGTGCCTAACATTAGCAGATTTCCCTGAATCAAATGGTTGGAATATTCAATGCCAGGATGTATTCGAAAATAATAATCTTGAGAAATTGGTATCGAATATTTCGATACTTGTTGGGAACCCTCCTTTTGAGGTACAAAAGGAATCCGGTCATAATGTTCCCAAACCTGCTCTTTTGTTACGTAGAGTGTTTCCCAAATTATCCAAAGGAAGTTTTATAGGTCTAGTATTACCACGCTCATTCCTTGATGGCTCTGATTATCGAAAAGAACGCGAAAGTATTCTAAATGGTTTTGAAATCATTTCTATTACAACGTTACCCGATAAAATATTCAAACATGCGGATTCAGAGACGGCAGTTGTGGTTGCCAAACGAACCGAAAAGCAGAGAATAATAACAACTGTTTATCGCGAAGTCCGCGATCAAAATAGAAAGGATTTTGAAAAAAATTATCAAACGACTTGGGAGGAGACAGTACCATCCATATACTTTACACAACAAATGAAGGGACAACTTGTCGTTCCATTTCTAAAGGAAATTTGGGATAATCTACAGTGGCTCCCAACCCTCAGTAGTATTGCTGATATAAAAATAGGTGTACAATACGAACCTAGAATTGTTGATGGGAAAATTAATAATTATATAAAACAGAAGCCTTTTGAAAATTCATCACCGGCTATTGTTAATGTAACAAATAAATTCTTTCAATTCTTCTGTCAGGATACAGTTTATATGGCGACAGAGAAAGAACTTCGCCGTTATCGAGCACTTGGTGCATGGGAGCTTGACTGGAAAAAACCAAAGGTGGTTATCCCCGCAGGAAGAATGTCCCGCCACGCATGGCGTTATGCTGCTATTATTGATAACGAGAGTAGAATAATTTCAAGAGATTTTTATGCTGTCTGGCCAAAAAATGACCAGATAAATGTCGAAATACTAGCTGCATTGTTAAACTCACCTTTAGCTCAAGCTTTCATATATGGTTTCAGTTCACAGCGCGGTATTCCTAAGCGAGCGTATTCCGGTATACCAATTCCCCAGATTCATAACATTCAACTCAATACTATTTCTTCTTTAGTGTCAGAATATATTAACGTTCCATCGGATTTAATTAACGACGCAAAGGATATATTATTACAAATTGACGCAGAGGTTCTAAAATTGTATGCTCTTCCCCCACGTTTAGAAAGAAAACTATTAGATATTTTTTGGGGAAGACAACGCCCCGTTCCTTTTGAATTCAAAGGTTATTACCCTCCAGAATTCAAATCATGGATCCCACTTCACATTTATCTTTCTCGGCAATATCAAGAAAGTACACCCAAGAAAATCTTTGAACGACTTCCAAATATAGACAAAAGATTAATCAAGCATTTGAAAACTGTGGACATTGAAGGTTAA